One segment of Trachemys scripta elegans isolate TJP31775 chromosome 1, CAS_Tse_1.0, whole genome shotgun sequence DNA contains the following:
- the ZBTB21 gene encoding zinc finger and BTB domain-containing protein 21, with protein MEGLLHYINPAHAISLLSALNEERLKGQLCDVILIVGDQKFRAHKNVLAASSEYFQTLFTNKENESQSVFQLDFCEPDAFENVLNYIYSSSLFVEKSSLAAVQELGYSLGISFLTNIVSKSPQAPFPACPIKKILFQEEDESGSQKRSVIVCQSRNEAQIKNVSQTHDLSHSSKPSHSIAIKTNNRPQVTKPIEPLLSLSLSDRRWLKDSPVSYTKLHEPSGTVDDQSRSGSVKRNAVLPQKPLAEKETSCDEPGVSGQLLRGKAAEMSLKRPRPPILSLHGSSESTFLLRETGKGNGQGEDRNLLYYSKLGLVVPSSGSGPENQSIDRSGPLVKSLLRRSLSMDSQVPIYSSSIDLKASHGSSLVTSDSQGKTFNVTSQKSSLKESSEKAVLDDKTQVIHPHRLRSFSASQSTDREVASPLTDVRIKTEPSSPLSEPSEIIRVTVGDASTSASKDFPFKTEDDNRDMSRLPAKRRFQADRRLPFKKLKVNEHGSPGSEDNFEESSSPTRLDADFPDSDVSKDEYSELEEVRPNKKFKCKHCLKIFRSTAGLHRHVNMYHNPEKPYACDICHKRFHTNFKVWTHCQTQHGIVKNPSPASSSHAVLDEKFQRKLIDIVREREIKKALIVKLRRGKQGFQGQSSSQAQQVIKRNLRSRSKGAYICTYCGKAYRFLSQFKQHIKMHPGEKPIGGNKVSKQKEHIHIASPVENKEVYQCRLCNAKLSSLIEQGNHERLCRNATVCPYCSLRFSSPELKHEHESKCEYKKLTCLECMRTFKSSFSIWRHQVEVHNQNTMAPTENFSLPILDHNGEITNASRLHSQSESNKMNNFVTAKEDGVFSDSSEQINFDSEDSSCLPEDLSVSKQFKIHVKEEPADDIEDEVTETNREAKEVVSNKVTGLWPCEKCGKIFTVHKQLERHQELLCSVKPFICHVCNKAFRTNFRLWSHFQSHMSQAAEESVNKDAEICPPANSPSPPPLPPPPPLPKIQPLEPDSPTGLSESPTTTEKLFVPQESDTLFYHAPPLSAITFKRQYMCKLCHRTFKTAFSLWSHEQTHN; from the coding sequence ATGGAGGGGCTCTTGCATTACATAAACCCAGCACATGCCATTTCTCTCTTAAGTGCTTTGAATGAGGAACGTCTAAAAGGACAGCTATGCGATGTTATTCTTATAGTGGGAGACCAAAAATTTAGAGCTCATAAAAATGTTCTGGCTGCCAGCAGTGAATACTTCCAGACTCTCTTCACAAATAAAGAGAATGAGTCCCAATCAGTGTTTCAACTTGACTTCTGTGAACCAGATGCTTTTGAGAATGTATTAAACTACATTTACTCTTCGTCTTTGTTTGTTGAGAAAAGCAGTCTTGCGGCTGTTCAAGAATTGGGCTACAGCCTTGGAATTTCCTTTCTTACCAACATTGTTTCTAAGAGTCCTCAAGCTCCTTTTCCAGCATGTcccattaaaaaaatactgtttcaaGAAGAAGATGAAAGCGGTTCTCAGAAGAGAAGTGTCATTGTTTGTCAGAGCAGAAATGAAGCACAAATTAAAAATGTCAGTCAAACACATGATTTAAGCCATAGCTCTAAGCCTTCACACTCCATTGCCATCAAAACAAACAATAGGCCACAAGTAACAAAACCAATTGAACCACTTCTCAGTTTATCATTAAGTGACAGGAGGTGGCTAAAAGACAGTCCTGTGAGCTACACCAAACTTCATGAACCTTCTGGAACTGTGGATGACCAAAGTAGAAGTGGCTCGGTGAAGAGGAATGCAGTATTGCCACAAAAGCCTTTAGCTGAGAAAGAAACTTCATGTGATGAGCCAGGAGTGAGTGGTCAGCTTCTAAGAGGAAAAGCTGCAGAGATGTCATTAAAAAGACCACGTCCTCCAATCTTATCTCTGCATGGTTCATCAGAATCTACATTTTTGTTGCgagagacaggaaaaggaaatggtCAAGGAGAAGATAGGAATTTGCTATACTACTCAAAATTAGGACTAGTGGTTCCATCTAGTGGATCTGGTCCTGAAAACCAAAGTATTGACCGGAGTGGCCCACTTGTAAAAAGTCTCCTTCGAAGGTCATTGTCCATGGATAGTCAGGTTCCTATTTATTCATCTTCTATTGATTTAAAAGCTTCACATGGATCATCATTGGTGACTAGTGACTCACAGGGAAAAACATTTAATGTTACATCTCAAAAGTCATCCTTGAAAGAGTCTTCAGAAAAGGCTGTCCTAGATGACAAGACACAGGTAATACACCCACACCGCCTTAGGTCCTTTAGTGCCTCTCAGTCAACTGATAGGGAGGTAGCTTCTCCTCTAACTGATGTACGAATAAAAACTGAACCTAGCAGCCCACTTTCAGAGCCTTCTGAAATAATAAGAGTTACAGTAGGAGATGCTTCAACATCTGCCAGTAAAGATTTCCCTTTTAAAACTGAGGATGATAATAGGGATATGAGTAGACTTCCAGCAAAAAGGAGGTTTCAAGCAGATAGAAGGCTaccatttaaaaaactgaaagtGAATGAGCATGGTTCTCCTGGGTCAGAGGATAATTTTGAGGAAAGTTCAAGTCCTACGCGCCTTGATGCTGATTTTCCAGATTCTGATGTCAGTAAAGATGAATACAGTGAATTGGAAGAAGTGAGACCAAACAAAAAGTTTAAATGCAAGCACTGCCTTAAGATTTTCAGATCTACAGCAGGCCTTCATCGTCATGTTAATATGTATCATAATCCAGAGAAACCATATGCTTGTGATATATGCCACAAGAGATTTCATACAAACTTCAAAGTATGGACTCATTGCCAGACACAGCATGGAATTGTGAAGAACCCCTCACCTGCTTCCAGTTCACATGCTGTCTTGGATGAAAAATTCCAAAGAAAATTAATTGatattgtgagagagagagagattaagaaaGCACTGATTGTTAAACTACGACGTGGCAAACAAGGTTTTCAGGGACAGTCCAGTTCACAAGCACAGCAAGTCATCAAAAGGAACTTAAGATCAAGATCCAAAGGAGCCTACATTTGTACCTACTGTGGGAAAGCTTATCGTTTTCTCTCCCAATTTAAACAGCACATAAAAATGCATCCAGGGGAAAAACCAATTGGAGGAAATAAGGTTTCTAAGCAAAAAGAGCACATTCATATTGCAAGTCCAGTTGAAAACAAAGAGGTCTATCAGTGCCGTCTTTGTAATGCTAAGCTCTCCTCTCTTATTGAACAGGGAAATCATGAGCGACTTTGTAGAAATGCAACAGTCTGTCCTTATTGCAGCCTTAGATTTTCTTCTCCAGAGCTGAAGCATGAACATGAAAGCAAGTGTGAATATAAGAAGCTCACTTGTCTTGAATGTATGCGCACTTTTAAATCCTCCTTTAGTATTTGGCGTCATCAAGTTGAAGTTCACAATCAAAATACCATGGCCCCAACAGAGAATTTTTCTTTACCTATTCTTGATCACAATGGTGAAATAACGAATGCGTCAAGATTGCATTCTCAATCAGAATCTAATAAAATGAACAATTTTGTTACTGCAAAGGAAGATGGAGTATTCAGTGATTCTTCAGAACAAATTAATTTTGATTCTGAAGATTCTTCATGCCTCCCTGAAGATCTAAGTGTTTCCAAACAGTTTAAAATTCACGTCAAAGAAGAGCCTGCAGACGATATAGAGGATGAGGTCACTGAAACCAACAGAGAAGCTAAGGAAGTAGTTTCTAATAAAGTCACTGGCTTGTGGCCCTgtgaaaaatgtggaaaaattttTACTGTACACAAGCAGTTGGAGCGTCACCAGGAGCTTTTGTGCTCTGTAAAACCATTTATTTGTCATGTGTGCAACAAGGCCTTCCGGACCAACTTCCGTCTGTGGAGCCACTTCCAGTCTCATATGTCACAGGCTGCAGAGGAATCAGTGAATAAAGATGCTGAGATATGTCCACCAGCTAACTCCCCATCACCGCCACctctgcctccacccccacctctacCCAAAATCCAGCCCTTAGAGCCTGATAGTCCGACAGGTTTATCTGAGAGCCCAACTACTACTGAGAAATTATTTGTTCCACAAGAATCGGACACGCTCTTTTATCATGCTCCACCACTTTCAGCAATCACGTTCAAAAGACAATATATGTGTAAACTTTGTCACAGGACATTCAAGACTGCATTTAGTCTTTGGAGCCATGAACAGACACACAATTAG